From the Finegoldia magna ATCC 29328 genome, the window TTTCAAACCATTTATAAATCTGTTTTTAAGACGATTTTCGTGGTCTCTGATGTTTTTCAAACCTTCTTGTTTGATGAAATCAACTCCTGCAGAAAGCGCATAAATTGCAGGTCCATTGATAGTTCCAGCTTCTAATCTGTCAGGATATTCGTCAGGTTGTTCTAAATCTTGTGAGTGCGATCCAGTTCCACCTTGTTTCAAGCTTTTGACATCAATTCCTTCTTTTATATACAACGCTCCTGTTCCCATAGGTCCAAACAACGATTTGTGTCCAGGAAAACACAACACATCTATCTGCATATTTTTCATATCAAAATCCAAAAACCCAATCGCTTGTGCAGCATCGACGATGTATAAGATGTTGTGAGCGTGCATGATTTCGCCGATTTTGCAGAAATCTACGATAGTTCCTGTCAAGTTACTCATCGCAGTAGTCACGCAAACTCTCGTCTTGTCAGTAATCGCTTCTTCGATTTTGTTGACATCCAAAATCCCACGTTCATCCGCATACACAACAGTCAAATCGATAAATCCATCTTCTTGCATTTTGTGAAGTGGTCGAAGAACTGAGTTGTGTTCCAAAGATGTCGTGATTACGTGGTCTCCTTTTTTTACAAGACCTTTAATCGCAATGTTCAAGCTATCAGTGCAGTTCAATGTGAAAATCAAATTAAGAGGATTCGTTCCTCCGACAAATTCTGCGATGTTCATTCTAGAATTAAAAATCGCCCTATCCATTTTAAGTGACAATTTGTGGCCACTTCTTCCAGGATTTGCGGCAAATTCTCTCGTTGCTTCATCGAGCTTTTCATAAACTATCTCTGGTTTTGGAAAACTCGTCGCAGCATTATCGAAATAAGTCATTATACCTCACCTATTTTCTTGTATGAAACTTCTTCAATTTCTCTCAATAAAACTTCTGATTTGTCTTCTAATG encodes:
- a CDS encoding aminotransferase class V-fold PLP-dependent enzyme produces the protein MTYFDNAATSFPKPEIVYEKLDEATREFAANPGRSGHKLSLKMDRAIFNSRMNIAEFVGGTNPLNLIFTLNCTDSLNIAIKGLVKKGDHVITTSLEHNSVLRPLHKMQEDGFIDLTVVYADERGILDVNKIEEAITDKTRVCVTTAMSNLTGTIVDFCKIGEIMHAHNILYIVDAAQAIGFLDFDMKNMQIDVLCFPGHKSLFGPMGTGALYIKEGIDVKSLKQGGTGSHSQDLEQPDEYPDRLEAGTINGPAIYALSAGVDFIKQEGLKNIRDHENRLKNRFINGLKDEKGITMYGSLDEHQGPVVPVNVEGIGSSQLAYILDDKYDIATRAGIHCAPLAHKTIHTQDIGAVRFSFGHFNTEEEVDKAIEALKEINRGDKNGAI